A genome region from Arthrobacter sp. SLBN-100 includes the following:
- a CDS encoding asparaginase produces the protein MSVTDSHVVLLATGGTISSRSSLGGGAVASDTGEQVFNALGSRVSHPVRVLDVFQKGSYLLTFEDMLRICTTIKEVLKDPKVLGVVVTHGTDTMEETAYLADLTHSDQRPVVFTGSQRAADSETPDGPDNLARAIAVAGSKDGKGKGVMVHFAGTVFPAAGVRKSQTLRLNAFANPDFGVLGQVSAQGEVAMAGSGSRPEALSLPRPDSGSLRVDLVAAYPGADSTLMHAALAAGAAGIVLQGTGSGNANPSLCSEVAAAVASGVVVVTSTRVDAGPVVPIYGAGGGGEDLRAAGAIGSGHLRPSQSLILLNLLLRLNLNREQITEIFAQRGRPPEPST, from the coding sequence ATGAGCGTTACCGACTCCCACGTCGTGCTGCTGGCCACTGGAGGCACCATTTCGTCGCGTTCTTCCCTCGGCGGGGGCGCAGTCGCCTCCGATACCGGCGAGCAGGTGTTCAACGCCCTCGGTTCGCGCGTGTCCCATCCCGTCCGTGTGCTGGACGTGTTCCAGAAGGGGTCCTACCTCCTGACCTTCGAAGACATGCTCAGGATCTGCACCACCATCAAAGAAGTGCTCAAGGACCCCAAGGTCCTGGGTGTGGTGGTGACCCACGGGACGGACACCATGGAGGAGACCGCCTACCTCGCCGACCTGACCCATAGCGACCAGCGGCCGGTTGTTTTTACCGGCTCGCAACGCGCCGCCGACTCCGAAACTCCCGACGGGCCGGACAACCTGGCCCGCGCCATCGCCGTCGCGGGTTCGAAAGACGGAAAGGGAAAAGGTGTCATGGTGCACTTTGCGGGCACCGTCTTCCCGGCCGCCGGCGTCCGGAAGAGCCAGACTCTTCGGCTCAATGCCTTTGCGAACCCCGATTTCGGGGTACTTGGCCAAGTATCAGCCCAGGGAGAAGTTGCAATGGCGGGCAGTGGCAGCAGGCCGGAGGCCCTGTCCTTGCCCCGGCCGGACAGCGGCTCCCTGCGGGTGGACCTCGTTGCCGCCTATCCCGGCGCCGATTCCACCTTGATGCACGCCGCCCTTGCAGCGGGAGCGGCCGGCATCGTCCTGCAAGGTACCGGAAGCGGCAATGCCAACCCCAGCCTCTGCTCCGAGGTCGCCGCCGCGGTGGCGTCCGGCGTCGTGGTGGTCACCAGCACCCGCGTGGACGCCGGACCCGTGGTCCCGATCTATGGGGCCGGAGGCGGCGGCGAGGACCTGCGCGCGGCCGGGGCCATCGGATCGGGCCATCTGCGGCCGTCACAGTCGCTGATCCTGCTCAACCTCCTGCTCAGGCTCAACCTCAACCGGGAGCAGATCACCGAGATCTTCGCCCAACGAGGGAGGCCTCCTGAACCTTCCACCTGA
- a CDS encoding polysaccharide deacetylase family protein: protein MAKDIQVAFGVDVDAVAGMLGSYGGEDSPCDISRGLFSGEVGGPRLIRLFQKYNLPATWFVPGHSIETFPELTQMIVDAGHEIGVHGYSHENPIAMTREQETAILDRSIELIEKVSGRRPTGYVAPWWEFSPVTNEILLERGIKYDHSLMHRDFEPYYVRVGDSWKKIDYTKDAETWMEPLVRGQETDLVEIPANWYLDDLPPMMFIKAAPNSHGFVNPRDIEQMWRDQFDWVYREMDQAVFTMTIHPDVSGRPQVLLMLERLIEHINSHEGVSWLTFDEIADSFLSRSPRKDNKS from the coding sequence ATGGCTAAGGACATTCAAGTCGCCTTCGGCGTGGACGTTGACGCAGTGGCGGGCATGCTCGGCTCCTATGGAGGCGAGGACTCCCCCTGTGACATCTCCCGGGGCCTTTTCAGCGGCGAAGTCGGGGGACCCCGGCTGATCCGGTTGTTCCAGAAATACAACCTCCCGGCAACCTGGTTCGTACCGGGCCACTCGATCGAGACCTTCCCCGAACTGACGCAGATGATTGTGGATGCCGGACACGAAATCGGCGTCCACGGGTACTCGCACGAAAACCCGATCGCCATGACCCGGGAACAGGAGACCGCCATCCTGGACCGCTCGATCGAACTGATCGAGAAGGTTTCCGGGCGCAGGCCCACGGGTTATGTGGCGCCGTGGTGGGAATTCTCGCCTGTCACCAACGAAATCCTCCTTGAACGGGGCATCAAGTACGACCACTCCCTCATGCACCGGGATTTCGAACCGTACTACGTCCGGGTAGGCGACTCATGGAAAAAGATCGACTACACCAAGGACGCCGAAACATGGATGGAGCCGCTGGTGCGCGGGCAGGAAACGGACCTGGTGGAGATACCGGCCAACTGGTACCTCGATGACCTGCCTCCCATGATGTTCATCAAGGCAGCGCCGAACTCACACGGATTCGTCAATCCCCGCGACATCGAACAGATGTGGCGGGACCAGTTCGACTGGGTCTACCGCGAAATGGACCAGGCCGTCTTCACCATGACCATCCACCCGGACGTCTCGGGCCGCCCCCAGGTGCTGCTCATGCTCGAGCGCCTCATCGAACACATCAACTCCCACGAGGGTGTCAGCTGGCTGACTTTCGACGAGATCGCTGACTCCTTCCTTTCCCGCAGCCCCCGTAAGGACAACAAGTCATGA
- a CDS encoding MFS transporter: MTVQEPAVDLSQPRPDEKRRFPVFSKRNTTTATVLALLAWTVAVFDYGLFGTLLPAMQEEFGWSATEAYAINTWIAVGTAIVCFGIGPVIDRLGRRKGMMTTIGGTAIVSGLTALIPTGIPFLSNAMLVVVRSFGGLGFSEQAVNATYMNEVYQVTEVADKRKRPGFHYSFIQGGWPLGFLLASALALAFLPSLGWRALYLMATIPAAVIVWVIARKLKETPQFELHHKLTELEKSGKTADAHSLAHAYGVEHSSAAPLKRIWEPHLRRNTIVFSFAWIVNFFGITIFSVLGSSVLKNAKGVELSDAFWMLIIINLLAYFGYVFHGWLGDKIGRKRTIIGGWILSGISFAIMLSPIATDAFMIILTYGAGLFFLVGPYAAIQYFMAECYPVSCRATGTAFIGAMSQPGTILGGAIFTAIAAGAGTGAAALWVGALGTLVSGLLMIAAKPPVEALLEDHPHDVP; encoded by the coding sequence ATGACCGTACAAGAACCGGCTGTAGACCTGTCGCAGCCCCGCCCTGACGAGAAGCGCCGCTTCCCGGTCTTTTCCAAGCGCAACACCACCACCGCTACCGTCCTTGCCCTCCTGGCCTGGACCGTGGCCGTCTTCGACTACGGCTTGTTCGGCACCCTGCTGCCAGCCATGCAGGAGGAGTTCGGCTGGTCCGCCACGGAAGCGTACGCAATCAATACGTGGATCGCCGTCGGCACCGCCATCGTCTGCTTTGGCATCGGGCCCGTCATCGACAGGCTGGGCCGCCGCAAGGGCATGATGACCACCATTGGTGGAACCGCGATCGTTTCCGGCCTCACGGCGCTCATTCCCACGGGCATCCCGTTCTTAAGCAACGCCATGCTGGTGGTGGTCCGTTCCTTCGGCGGGCTCGGATTCTCCGAGCAGGCCGTGAACGCCACCTACATGAACGAGGTTTACCAGGTCACCGAAGTGGCCGACAAGCGTAAGCGCCCCGGCTTCCACTACTCCTTCATCCAGGGCGGATGGCCGCTGGGGTTCCTGCTGGCCAGCGCCCTCGCACTGGCCTTCCTGCCCTCCCTCGGCTGGCGCGCCCTGTACCTGATGGCCACCATTCCTGCCGCTGTCATCGTCTGGGTCATCGCCCGCAAGCTCAAGGAAACGCCCCAGTTCGAACTGCACCACAAGCTGACCGAGCTTGAAAAGAGCGGCAAGACGGCGGACGCGCACTCATTGGCCCACGCGTACGGCGTCGAGCACTCCTCGGCAGCACCGCTCAAGCGCATCTGGGAGCCACACCTGCGCCGGAACACCATCGTGTTCTCGTTCGCATGGATCGTGAACTTCTTCGGCATCACCATCTTCAGCGTCCTGGGCAGCTCGGTGCTGAAGAACGCCAAGGGCGTGGAACTCTCCGACGCCTTCTGGATGCTGATCATCATCAACCTGCTCGCGTACTTCGGCTACGTCTTCCACGGCTGGCTCGGTGACAAGATCGGCCGCAAGCGGACCATTATCGGCGGCTGGATTCTCTCCGGCATCTCCTTCGCGATCATGCTCAGCCCGATCGCTACCGACGCGTTCATGATCATCCTCACCTACGGTGCCGGACTGTTCTTCCTGGTTGGACCCTATGCTGCCATCCAGTACTTCATGGCCGAGTGCTACCCGGTGAGCTGCCGGGCAACCGGAACTGCTTTCATCGGTGCCATGAGCCAGCCGGGAACCATCCTCGGCGGCGCCATCTTCACGGCCATAGCTGCCGGGGCCGGTACCGGCGCCGCTGCCCTCTGGGTCGGTGCCCTCGGCACCTTGGTCTCCGGACTCCTGATGATCGCCGCCAAGCCCCCCGTTGAAGCCCTCCTGGAGGACCACCCCCATGACGTCCCGTAA
- a CDS encoding SDR family NAD(P)-dependent oxidoreductase, whose protein sequence is MTSRNKVAIITGAASGIGRALAVHYARQGVVSVIGTFPGDPHDPEETLRLVKEASGEAVIHEVDVRTTASVDALAQRAVDEYGRLDYAIANAGILRNSPLGEMTDERWHDMLNVDLTGVLRTLRAGAERMTDGGALVAVSSIAGGVYGWEEHAHYAAAKAGVLGLIRSVAVELGPRQIRANAVIPGLIETPQSLDPVNSLGPEGLQRAGKDIPWGRVGTPEEVASVIGFLTSDESRYITGQALVVDGGLTVKMRA, encoded by the coding sequence ATGACGTCCCGTAACAAAGTAGCCATCATCACCGGTGCCGCCAGCGGAATCGGCCGCGCCCTCGCAGTCCACTACGCCCGCCAGGGAGTGGTGTCAGTCATCGGCACCTTCCCCGGCGACCCCCACGACCCGGAGGAAACCCTCCGCCTGGTCAAGGAGGCCAGCGGTGAGGCGGTGATCCACGAAGTGGACGTCCGCACCACCGCGTCCGTGGACGCCCTGGCCCAGCGGGCCGTGGACGAGTACGGCCGGCTGGACTACGCCATCGCCAACGCCGGGATCCTCCGCAATTCCCCGCTGGGGGAGATGACGGACGAGCGCTGGCACGACATGCTCAACGTGGACCTCACCGGCGTGCTGCGCACGCTGCGCGCCGGGGCGGAGAGAATGACCGACGGCGGCGCGCTGGTTGCGGTCTCGTCCATCGCCGGCGGGGTGTACGGGTGGGAGGAACACGCCCACTATGCCGCCGCCAAGGCAGGCGTCCTGGGCCTGATCCGCAGCGTGGCCGTGGAACTCGGCCCGCGGCAGATCCGCGCCAACGCGGTGATCCCCGGCCTGATCGAAACCCCGCAGTCCCTGGATCCGGTGAATTCACTGGGGCCCGAGGGGCTGCAGCGGGCCGGGAAGGACATCCCCTGGGGCCGGGTGGGAACACCGGAGGAAGTGGCCAGCGTGATTGGGTTCCTCACTTCCGACGAGTCCCGCTACATCACGGGGCAGGCGCTGGTGGTCGACGGCGGCCTCACCGTGAAGATGCGCGCCTGA
- a CDS encoding SDR family NAD(P)-dependent oxidoreductase: MNTSTHVADQASGNAQAGNGRGVVVTGGSSGIGKAIADAFLANGDRVAVLDRAGGDGAIRVDVADEASVRAAFAEARDRLGGIDVLVNSAGLLTESPLEDMSLAMWNETLTVDLTGVFLCCREVVAEMRQKKWGRIINIASQLAIKGGMGLTHYSAAKAGVVGLSKALALETAADNVLVNCIAPGPIETPLVEGISESWKAAKRAELPLRRFGTPAEVAPAAVLLASDPGGNLFVGQTLGPNSGDVMP; the protein is encoded by the coding sequence ATGAACACATCGACTCATGTTGCTGACCAGGCCTCCGGAAACGCTCAAGCCGGGAACGGCCGCGGGGTGGTTGTCACCGGCGGTTCCAGCGGGATCGGCAAAGCCATCGCCGATGCCTTCCTGGCCAACGGGGACCGGGTGGCTGTGCTGGACCGGGCCGGAGGGGACGGCGCCATCCGCGTGGATGTTGCAGATGAAGCCAGCGTGCGGGCGGCCTTCGCTGAAGCCCGGGACAGGCTGGGCGGCATCGACGTCCTCGTCAACAGCGCGGGCCTGCTGACGGAGTCTCCGCTGGAGGACATGTCCCTGGCCATGTGGAATGAGACCCTCACGGTGGACCTGACCGGTGTGTTCCTGTGCTGCCGGGAGGTGGTGGCGGAGATGCGGCAAAAGAAATGGGGCCGCATCATCAACATCGCCTCCCAGCTGGCCATAAAGGGCGGCATGGGGCTGACCCATTACAGTGCGGCCAAGGCCGGCGTGGTGGGGCTTTCCAAGGCTCTTGCCCTGGAAACGGCGGCGGACAATGTCCTGGTCAACTGCATCGCCCCGGGGCCGATTGAGACGCCCCTGGTGGAGGGCATCTCGGAAAGCTGGAAGGCCGCGAAACGTGCCGAGCTGCCGCTGCGGCGCTTTGGGACGCCGGCGGAAGTGGCCCCTGCCGCAGTGCTGCTGGCCAGCGACCCGGGCGGAAACCTGTTTGTGGGACAGACGTTGGGGCCCAACTCCGGCGACGTCATGCCGTAA
- a CDS encoding oxidoreductase: MTDYTPLWSPIRIGSTQLDNRVALAPMTRISATEDGHATERMASYYRTFARGGFGLLITEGIYPDTAHSQGYHYQPGIATEEQARSWAKVVDGVHAAGSKIFAQLMHAGAQSQGNRFVTSSVGPSAVAPKGEQLGFYRGEGPYPVPSEITESQMREVRDGFVTAALHAQQAGFDGVEIHGANGYLLDQFLTDYLNQRDDHYGGSPENRVRFAAEICRDVREAVGPGMTVGIRISQSKVSDNDHKWSGGVEEAEVIFTTLGATGIDFVHTTEYRATEPAFADAEETLAALAKQYSGVPVIANGKLDDPDTAVSMLAEGSADVVALGKAALANRNWPHLVRNNLEFDELDPSVFAPFADVKDWELEDPA; this comes from the coding sequence ATGACTGATTACACCCCGCTCTGGTCACCCATCCGGATTGGTTCCACGCAGCTGGACAACCGGGTAGCCCTGGCTCCCATGACAAGGATCAGCGCAACGGAGGACGGGCATGCCACGGAAAGAATGGCCTCCTACTACCGGACGTTCGCGCGCGGAGGTTTCGGGCTGCTGATCACGGAAGGCATCTATCCGGACACCGCCCACAGCCAGGGCTACCACTACCAGCCGGGCATCGCTACAGAGGAGCAGGCCCGGTCCTGGGCGAAAGTCGTCGACGGCGTCCACGCGGCGGGCTCTAAGATCTTCGCCCAGCTGATGCATGCGGGGGCGCAGAGCCAGGGGAACAGGTTTGTGACTTCCTCAGTGGGACCATCGGCGGTGGCACCGAAGGGGGAGCAGCTGGGGTTCTACCGCGGAGAAGGCCCGTATCCCGTTCCTTCGGAGATCACCGAGTCCCAAATGAGAGAGGTCCGGGATGGCTTCGTCACGGCCGCGCTGCACGCCCAGCAGGCCGGCTTCGACGGCGTCGAGATCCATGGTGCCAACGGGTACCTGCTGGACCAGTTCCTCACGGACTACCTGAACCAGCGCGACGACCACTACGGCGGCTCACCGGAAAACAGGGTGCGCTTCGCCGCTGAGATCTGCCGCGACGTCCGCGAGGCGGTTGGCCCGGGCATGACGGTGGGGATCCGTATCTCCCAGTCCAAGGTCAGCGACAATGACCACAAGTGGAGCGGAGGAGTGGAAGAAGCCGAAGTCATTTTCACCACCCTGGGCGCTACGGGAATTGATTTTGTCCACACCACCGAATACCGCGCCACCGAGCCCGCGTTCGCGGACGCTGAGGAAACCCTCGCTGCGCTGGCCAAGCAGTACTCGGGCGTGCCCGTGATCGCGAACGGCAAGCTCGACGATCCGGACACCGCCGTGTCCATGCTGGCGGAGGGCTCAGCGGACGTCGTTGCGCTGGGCAAAGCCGCGCTGGCCAACCGGAACTGGCCGCACCTTGTCCGCAACAATCTGGAATTCGACGAACTCGACCCTTCCGTTTTCGCTCCTTTTGCAGATGTCAAGGACTGGGAACTGGAGGATCCGGCCTAA
- a CDS encoding phosphoribosyltransferase domain-containing protein, whose translation MTVAESLYPDPAGSFAEWGLAVSPGSVPSLLPVTSLVGLALRRNPKRAHLLVSRVLAKHVPTEPGIATAAGLLLGLLVRDALSPLTNTLVQDAASRFEDLLAGEPTAARAGRSAAIAELCRDLRGQPALPDVATMGYAETATGLGQLVADSLGSYYIHSTRHAVDGADSVRPYVAFEESHSHATSHQLFPTRHAALSGAGTIVLVDDELTTGATIINTICALHQAAPHQHYVVASLIDLRLAADRIRLDDLAVELDCRITVVSLANGDIALPDDLPAKAALLVSQSGVGPVGAPSSGDVSVLDLTRRVNPVRSARFGINSRPESAAVAERIAEELAAVTPAAGSLLVLATEEFMALPLATAAALQDRLPGVAVRYSTSTRSPIAVIDGPGYPVRSVVTFNSHDVTADGPGRRFAYNFNHPGQRFDQVVVMAEPGTPETALIGSESIAEAASRTGASVQVVLLSSERPFPTPGQGPSFGSYQAGEVQWLIKDLSFAELEAPTAEREAAIQSGRANYAESLPEEYEPSREYEELYKEALSRSAARVAHAVGTVTEQVIALRDGTPVLVSLARAGTPVGILMKRWAKQIHGLELPHYTASIVRGVGIDQTALSYLASHYRPEQVMFVDGWTGKGAIARELATAVESFARTDGARFSPELAVLADPGHCTEIFGTRDDFLIPSACLNSTVSGLVSRTVFNRNLIFPNDFHGAKYYRQLAAKDVSGAFLDIVSERFTEVQHSVLTTAARASGEDAGPRPADWSGLAAVERISKEFGLNNTNLVKPGVGETTRVLLRRVPWKILVRSASSEDVQHVLLLARLRGVEVVYVEDLPYTCVGLIHPLHGTAPTAGTEKKAAAL comes from the coding sequence ATGACAGTCGCAGAATCCCTCTATCCCGATCCCGCCGGAAGCTTCGCTGAGTGGGGATTGGCGGTCTCCCCCGGCTCGGTGCCCAGTCTCTTGCCGGTCACGTCGCTGGTTGGCCTGGCCTTGCGCCGCAACCCCAAGCGGGCCCACCTGTTGGTCTCGCGGGTTCTGGCAAAACACGTACCCACAGAGCCGGGAATCGCAACGGCAGCAGGCCTGTTGCTGGGGTTGCTGGTGCGCGACGCCCTTAGCCCGCTTACGAATACCCTCGTTCAGGACGCTGCGTCCCGGTTCGAAGACCTTCTGGCGGGGGAACCAACAGCAGCACGCGCTGGCCGGAGCGCGGCAATCGCTGAACTCTGCCGGGACCTTCGCGGCCAGCCGGCCCTTCCGGACGTTGCCACCATGGGCTACGCAGAGACCGCCACAGGGCTGGGTCAGCTGGTGGCCGATTCTCTGGGTTCCTACTACATCCACTCCACCCGCCATGCGGTGGACGGTGCCGACTCGGTGCGCCCCTACGTGGCCTTCGAGGAATCCCACTCCCATGCCACGTCGCATCAGCTTTTCCCCACCCGGCATGCAGCCCTCAGCGGCGCAGGCACCATCGTTCTGGTCGACGACGAACTCACCACCGGTGCAACCATTATCAATACAATCTGCGCTCTCCATCAGGCAGCCCCGCACCAGCATTACGTTGTTGCTTCACTAATCGATTTGCGATTAGCAGCCGACCGGATCCGGCTGGACGACTTGGCTGTCGAGCTGGACTGCAGGATCACCGTTGTGAGCCTTGCGAACGGCGACATTGCTTTGCCCGACGACCTGCCGGCCAAGGCAGCCCTGCTGGTGAGTCAGTCGGGGGTAGGGCCTGTCGGTGCGCCCAGCAGCGGGGACGTGTCAGTCCTGGACCTCACCCGCCGGGTAAACCCCGTCCGGAGCGCCCGGTTCGGAATCAACTCGCGGCCCGAATCGGCCGCCGTCGCCGAACGCATTGCAGAGGAACTGGCCGCGGTGACGCCGGCCGCCGGCAGCCTTCTGGTGCTGGCCACCGAGGAGTTTATGGCCCTGCCGTTGGCCACGGCTGCCGCCCTGCAGGACAGGCTGCCCGGGGTGGCGGTCCGCTACTCCACCAGCACCCGCTCCCCCATCGCCGTGATTGACGGACCAGGGTATCCGGTCCGCTCGGTGGTGACCTTCAACAGCCACGACGTCACCGCGGATGGTCCCGGAAGGCGCTTTGCCTACAACTTCAATCACCCCGGGCAGCGGTTTGACCAAGTGGTCGTGATGGCCGAACCAGGAACGCCAGAAACTGCCTTGATCGGCTCTGAGAGCATCGCAGAGGCTGCGTCCAGAACGGGCGCCAGCGTGCAGGTGGTACTCCTGAGCTCGGAGCGGCCTTTCCCGACACCAGGTCAGGGGCCCTCCTTTGGTTCGTACCAGGCAGGCGAAGTGCAGTGGCTGATCAAGGACCTCAGCTTCGCCGAACTGGAAGCCCCTACCGCTGAACGGGAGGCTGCCATCCAGTCAGGCCGAGCCAATTACGCAGAATCGCTGCCCGAGGAATATGAACCCTCACGTGAGTACGAGGAACTGTACAAGGAAGCCCTGTCCAGGTCAGCGGCACGGGTGGCGCACGCCGTCGGCACCGTAACCGAACAGGTAATAGCGCTCCGGGATGGCACTCCCGTTCTCGTATCCCTGGCACGGGCGGGCACACCGGTCGGAATTCTGATGAAGCGCTGGGCCAAGCAAATTCACGGCCTCGAACTCCCCCATTACACGGCGAGCATCGTGCGGGGTGTTGGCATTGACCAGACGGCACTGAGCTACCTGGCCAGCCACTACCGGCCAGAACAAGTTATGTTCGTGGACGGATGGACCGGCAAAGGCGCGATCGCCCGTGAGCTTGCGACCGCCGTCGAATCCTTTGCGCGCACGGACGGAGCACGCTTCAGCCCGGAACTTGCGGTGCTCGCCGATCCTGGGCACTGCACGGAAATATTCGGCACCCGGGACGATTTCCTGATTCCGTCGGCCTGCCTGAACTCGACTGTATCCGGCCTTGTCTCACGCACTGTCTTCAACCGAAACCTCATCTTCCCCAATGACTTCCATGGGGCAAAGTACTACCGCCAGCTGGCAGCCAAGGACGTCTCCGGCGCCTTCCTCGACATTGTGTCCGAGCGGTTCACCGAGGTCCAACACTCCGTTCTTACGACCGCGGCAAGAGCCTCAGGGGAAGATGCCGGCCCTCGGCCAGCGGACTGGTCAGGATTGGCGGCCGTGGAGCGAATCAGTAAGGAATTCGGGCTTAACAACACAAACCTCGTGAAACCGGGGGTGGGCGAAACCACACGCGTGCTCCTGCGCCGCGTCCCCTGGAAGATCCTGGTGCGGTCAGCCTCGAGTGAAGACGTGCAGCACGTCCTCCTGCTGGCCAGACTCAGGGGCGTGGAGGTTGTCTACGTGGAAGACCTCCCGTATACGTGTGTGGGTCTGATCCATCCCCTGCATGGTACGGCTCCAACGGCCGGGACTGAGAAGAAGGCGGCAGCACTGTGA
- a CDS encoding HpcH/HpaI aldolase/citrate lyase family protein → MSQSERGRLFLSPPEELTRNSDPGLLAVALGATLYSPANRPGLAKGVLKQTEHGCISFVLCLEDSVADDDVARAETILLEALAELASQQDSTALPLLFIRCRTPEQLLDVGRRAGSSLGVVAGFVLPKFEDETGRGRSFFEALRRLNREAGRIEADGGLSPLLAMPIIEDPVTTYVETRTAALQNALAVINANQDLVLCIRIGATDMSGAFGLRRSRDLTIYHVNVVANVIGDVVNVFGRTGNSWVITGPVWEHFSNKERVLRPLLRATPFINLDEEALRQRLLLANLDGLIREIELDQANGLLGKTVIHPSHVPVVHSMSVVSHEEYLDATDIAAGHSGGVQASSYRNKMNEHKPHRSWAERILLRARAFGVANPGISFAELLEASMK, encoded by the coding sequence TTGAGCCAGTCCGAACGCGGGCGGCTGTTTCTCTCGCCACCCGAAGAACTGACACGCAATTCCGACCCCGGCCTCCTCGCCGTCGCCCTCGGTGCCACCCTCTACTCTCCCGCGAACCGGCCGGGTCTGGCGAAGGGGGTGCTCAAGCAGACCGAACACGGCTGCATCAGCTTCGTCCTCTGCCTGGAAGACTCCGTCGCTGATGACGATGTCGCCCGCGCTGAAACAATCCTCCTCGAAGCGCTGGCTGAACTTGCCAGCCAGCAAGACAGCACAGCACTCCCGCTCCTGTTCATCAGGTGCCGGACCCCGGAGCAACTGCTCGACGTCGGCCGGCGGGCGGGGTCCTCGCTCGGCGTTGTGGCGGGTTTCGTGCTGCCCAAATTTGAGGACGAAACAGGCCGGGGGCGGTCTTTTTTCGAGGCGCTGCGCCGGCTGAACCGCGAGGCCGGCCGAATCGAGGCGGACGGCGGACTTTCGCCACTCTTGGCTATGCCTATCATCGAAGACCCCGTCACCACTTATGTGGAGACACGGACGGCAGCCCTGCAGAACGCACTGGCCGTGATCAACGCGAACCAGGACCTGGTCCTGTGCATCCGGATCGGAGCCACGGACATGTCTGGCGCTTTTGGGCTCCGCCGTTCACGGGACCTGACCATCTACCACGTCAATGTAGTGGCCAACGTCATCGGCGACGTCGTGAACGTCTTCGGCCGGACAGGGAACAGCTGGGTCATCACCGGACCCGTCTGGGAGCACTTCTCCAATAAGGAGCGGGTCCTGCGCCCCCTCCTGCGGGCGACGCCGTTCATTAACCTCGATGAGGAGGCCCTGCGCCAGCGCCTGCTGCTGGCTAACCTCGACGGCTTAATTCGTGAGATCGAGCTCGATCAGGCCAACGGGTTGCTGGGCAAGACCGTAATCCATCCAAGCCATGTCCCAGTGGTGCACTCGATGTCAGTTGTCAGCCATGAGGAATACCTGGATGCGACCGATATCGCTGCTGGTCATTCCGGCGGGGTCCAAGCCTCTTCCTACCGAAACAAAATGAACGAACACAAGCCGCACCGTTCGTGGGCTGAACGGATCCTGCTGCGGGCCAGAGCCTTCGGGGTGGCAAACCCCGGAATCAGTTTCGCGGAGCTCTTAGAAGCGAGTATGAAATGA
- a CDS encoding TerD family protein: MIPGGNAALTGENPGLRKVLVAFGWTITQSLGPQAELVPMAIMCGQDGLALSDDHLVFFNQLATPEGSMEFVGADDQEQIDVDLANVPEAVRKIAFVVYVDPDLRGPGNFGPVKNSYVRLADETNRELLRFDIPLGNQMQVKAMLFGELYRHSGGWKFRAIGQGYQNGLSGVAADYKLAL; this comes from the coding sequence TTGACAGGCGAGAACCCTGGTCTTCGCAAAGTACTGGTGGCATTCGGGTGGACCATAACGCAAAGTCTCGGACCCCAGGCCGAGCTTGTCCCGATGGCCATCATGTGCGGGCAAGACGGGCTGGCCCTCTCCGACGACCATCTAGTGTTCTTCAACCAGCTCGCGACTCCCGAGGGGAGCATGGAATTCGTCGGCGCTGACGACCAGGAACAAATCGACGTGGACCTGGCCAATGTTCCTGAGGCTGTGCGGAAAATAGCCTTTGTCGTCTATGTGGATCCCGATCTTCGTGGTCCAGGGAACTTCGGCCCCGTGAAAAACTCCTACGTGCGGTTGGCGGACGAAACCAACCGCGAACTTCTTCGGTTTGATATTCCGTTGGGAAATCAGATGCAGGTCAAGGCCATGTTGTTCGGGGAACTCTACCGACACAGCGGCGGCTGGAAGTTCCGGGCCATTGGCCAGGGCTACCAGAACGGGCTTTCCGGTGTGGCTGCCGACTACAAGCTAGCGCTCTGA